AAACCCATATACAGGGGCGAATCTTCGGGGACGGGCTCCGAGTCCGGAATTCCATTGACATCCTGGTTCGAAGCGGGTAATCCCTTGCCGACAAATCCCGTCCGTCGGTCAACTGTCTCAAAAACAGAAGACAACGTCGTCTGCATTTCGACACCGTTGAGCACGTCTTTTTCGCCGAACAGCGCTTCTTCGGCGGCGAGAACGACGGATCCGTAATCGCTGGCAAGATGAATCACGGCGTCCGGTCGATCCAACTTAGGATCCTCGAACGATGCCAATGCCTTCGGATTCGGAAGATCGACCGATTCCGGAAGCGAGTCGTCGAATCGATCGAAATACGCCGGTGAGTAACTTACGGTGAATAGCAGCCCTTCGTGGCTCCGAGGATACGCCCGATCGAGCGTCCGGAGGGTCCGTTCGACCAACGTACGGTCATTGGCGGTTGGCTGACCATCATTTGTGTACTTCAGATGCAGTAATACGCGGTGCTTGGGTGGAACGTGGTTACCGTACTTATCAGTTGCGAGTGAACTGTTCCACGAATGCTGGCGTTTCGGCAGTGTCGCGGGGTCTGGCCCGTTCGGGAGATTCGGTGTCTGCTCGTGATCGAGACAAGCAGATAGGGCAGACGCACCGCCAATCGCAACAGCCGCTTTCACGAATTCGCGCCGTGAGACAGCACGATTCGGATTCCCCTCCATGCCGACGGCGTATGGGATCCAGAAGAAAGCCGTTTCTGGTACGAGCCTCGAACGACACTATCAAAATGCTCTGACTGGTCTCATTACGAGAACGATCCTGCTGTTACCGTTCAGACTCACCGAACGATCAGTTCAGACGATTGCAAAAACGTCTCATGGTGCGCATCGACTAAATCGATCGCCGACAAATCGACAATAATAATATGCGCTTGGTTCAGCTGACGATTCCACAGGACAAACGAGCCGTCGTCATCGATACTCTCGAACAGCGCAATCTCGAATTCACATTGGTTGCTGAAACGTCTGGACGCGGTGAACAGCTGGTTGTGTCTGTCCCAGTTGAAACAGGCAATGTCGAGGAATTTCTGGATATCCTTGATGAAATCGGCATCAGTCGAAATGGATAT
The nucleotide sequence above comes from Halocatena marina. Encoded proteins:
- a CDS encoding twin-arginine translocation signal domain-containing protein, whose protein sequence is MEGNPNRAVSRREFVKAAVAIGGASALSACLDHEQTPNLPNGPDPATLPKRQHSWNSSLATDKYGNHVPPKHRVLLHLKYTNDGQPTANDRTLVERTLRTLDRAYPRSHEGLLFTVSYSPAYFDRFDDSLPESVDLPNPKALASFEDPKLDRPDAVIHLASDYGSVVLAAEEALFGEKDVLNGVEMQTTLSSVFETVDRRTGFVGKGLPASNQDVNGIPDSEPVPEDSPLYMGFKSSFTKNQASEDRVTIQNGPFAGGSTQHISTIRLHLQQWYEQDSRYHRVATMFCPVHAEKELVEGTGENLGNSSKLSDCPAHTKEHAREYGVVGHSQKSARARENDSPIILRRDFDSTDDETAKLHFVSLQRAIGDFVKTREAMNGSDVSSQAAVGQRTNNGILQYMNVTHRGNYLLPPRGRRALPTATPE